From one candidate division KSB1 bacterium genomic stretch:
- a CDS encoding carboxypeptidase regulatory-like domain-containing protein, with the protein MQKVSKFYGLLFGCLLMPALVLAQGVTTASLNGTVSDNRGQPLVGANVVAVHTPSGSIFGAVSRGDGRFNIPGMRVGGPYEVTASYIGYKTQKQQNVYLTLGQDLKIDFVLPEEAVELGEVSTVAERDPILSVSRTGAATSVSRQAIASLPTISRRIEDFARLTPQFNPAGFGFSFAGQDNRLNNITVDGSYFNNSFGLAGKPGDRTGVAPISLDAIEQLQINIAPYDVRQGNFVGAGVNTVTKSGTNQFTGSLYTQTRDQDLVGKEAKALRFNPGTFKYNQIGARLGGPIIKNKLFFFVSYEGDKLTEPGTTFRANAGGEAVTGSVTRVLASDLNRLSSFLKDSLGYETGPYQGYDHETPSRKFIAKLDFNLNNRNKLSLRYNHLDSDTDVLLSNSASLGFGTRRTVSTGLNFQNSNYIILENIRSLVGEWNTTFGANKANNLIVGYSHHDESRDSRGSFFPFVDILEGGSVYTSFGFEPFTPNNELRYSSFQVQNNFTIYGVKHNLTFGVSAERYESENVFFPGSQSVYVYNSLNDFYRDARDYIANPNRTSSPVPLRRFQVRWNNIPGQTKPIQPLEVIYAGVYAQDEWQVNKDLRLTIGLRVDVPKFGDTGYKNELADQLLFRQEDGSSIQYKTDKLPDANFLWSPRFGFNWNVTGDRTTQIRGGSGIFTGRPAYVWISNQIGNTGVLTGFEQLDNIPAGRAISAGGRPFNPNPDRYKPTNVTGAPASSYELALTDPDFKFPQLWRSNIAIDQRLPFGLIGTAEFLFNRDVNGIYYINANLPAPQTSFTGVDNRPRWTSNRIHSNVANATVLKNQNKGYSWNLAASLEKPFSQDWFAKVAYSYGEARNTVDPGSIAAGSYFGNAHARDPNNPGRGFSNTSPGHRVLAALSYRKEYFNFGGTTVSLFWEGFSLGNASYTFSGDLNGDGGTSNDLIYIPRDASEMNFEEFTASGRRFSVADQQAAWEAFIKQDKYLSANRGKYAKRNGVRLPMVFRADLSITQEVFANIANSRNSLQFRIDFVNFTNFLDKDWGVGQRMVTTTPLIARGADTQGRALYRLRNIGSELISKTFEPTNLRSDVFQIQLGLRYNFN; encoded by the coding sequence ATGCAAAAAGTGTCAAAGTTTTACGGGCTGTTGTTTGGCTGCCTGTTGATGCCGGCGCTGGTCTTGGCTCAAGGCGTCACAACGGCCTCACTGAATGGAACGGTGTCGGACAACAGAGGTCAACCACTGGTTGGCGCCAATGTCGTGGCGGTGCATACGCCGAGTGGTTCGATTTTCGGGGCAGTTTCGCGCGGCGATGGGCGCTTTAACATCCCCGGGATGCGTGTTGGCGGGCCTTATGAGGTCACGGCCAGCTATATCGGCTATAAAACGCAAAAACAGCAAAATGTGTATCTGACCCTGGGGCAGGATTTGAAGATCGATTTTGTGCTGCCCGAAGAAGCGGTTGAGTTAGGCGAAGTCTCAACCGTCGCGGAACGCGACCCGATCTTGAGCGTGTCACGGACCGGCGCGGCAACTTCCGTGAGTCGGCAAGCCATTGCCTCGCTTCCGACCATTTCCAGAAGAATTGAAGACTTTGCCCGCTTGACGCCGCAGTTCAATCCTGCCGGTTTTGGTTTTTCCTTTGCCGGACAGGATAACCGTCTGAATAACATCACCGTTGATGGTTCCTATTTCAACAACTCCTTTGGCTTGGCCGGCAAGCCCGGCGACCGAACCGGTGTGGCGCCTATCTCTTTGGACGCAATTGAACAATTGCAGATCAACATCGCGCCTTATGACGTGCGCCAAGGCAATTTTGTCGGCGCCGGCGTGAACACCGTAACCAAAAGCGGTACCAACCAATTCACGGGTTCTCTCTATACGCAAACCCGTGACCAAGACCTGGTTGGCAAAGAGGCGAAAGCTTTGAGATTCAATCCCGGCACGTTTAAATACAATCAAATTGGTGCCCGCCTGGGCGGTCCAATCATTAAGAACAAGCTGTTTTTCTTTGTGAGCTATGAAGGCGATAAACTGACCGAACCGGGAACAACATTCAGAGCCAATGCCGGCGGAGAGGCCGTGACAGGTAGCGTCACCAGAGTCTTGGCTTCCGACCTGAATCGGCTCAGCAGTTTTTTGAAAGATAGCCTTGGATATGAAACTGGACCCTATCAGGGCTATGATCATGAAACACCCTCCAGGAAATTCATCGCGAAGCTGGATTTTAACCTCAACAACCGCAACAAGCTGAGCCTCCGTTACAACCATTTGGATTCGGATACCGATGTGTTGTTGTCGAACTCTGCTTCCCTGGGTTTTGGGACCAGAAGAACCGTGTCAACCGGTTTGAACTTCCAAAATTCGAATTACATCATTCTGGAAAATATTCGTTCGCTGGTGGGCGAGTGGAACACCACGTTTGGCGCCAATAAGGCCAACAATCTCATTGTTGGCTATTCCCATCACGACGAAAGCCGCGACTCACGAGGCAGTTTCTTCCCCTTCGTCGATATCCTTGAAGGTGGTTCCGTCTATACTTCTTTTGGTTTTGAGCCATTCACACCGAACAACGAGCTCCGCTACAGCAGTTTCCAGGTCCAGAACAACTTCACGATCTATGGCGTCAAGCACAATCTGACATTCGGCGTGAGCGCGGAGCGATACGAATCTGAAAACGTGTTTTTCCCCGGTTCGCAGAGTGTTTACGTCTATAATTCTCTGAACGATTTCTACAGAGACGCCAGAGACTATATTGCAAATCCAAACCGCACCAGTTCGCCTGTTCCTTTGCGGCGCTTCCAGGTGCGTTGGAATAATATCCCGGGCCAAACCAAACCCATTCAGCCGCTGGAAGTCATCTACGCCGGTGTTTATGCCCAGGATGAGTGGCAGGTCAACAAGGATTTGCGGTTGACTATCGGTTTGCGAGTTGATGTGCCCAAATTTGGTGATACCGGTTATAAGAACGAGCTGGCTGATCAGCTTTTATTCAGGCAGGAAGACGGAAGCTCGATCCAATATAAGACAGACAAGCTTCCTGATGCAAATTTTCTGTGGTCCCCGCGGTTTGGCTTCAATTGGAATGTCACCGGCGACCGCACCACCCAGATTCGTGGCGGCTCGGGCATATTTACCGGCCGTCCAGCTTACGTCTGGATTTCGAACCAAATTGGCAACACCGGCGTGCTCACCGGTTTTGAACAACTAGACAACATCCCGGCGGGCCGCGCCATTTCTGCCGGCGGCCGGCCGTTCAATCCCAATCCGGATCGTTACAAACCGACGAATGTCACCGGCGCGCCGGCTTCGAGTTATGAATTGGCCTTGACCGATCCTGATTTTAAATTTCCCCAGTTGTGGCGAAGCAATATCGCCATTGATCAGAGATTGCCTTTCGGGTTGATTGGAACGGCTGAGTTTCTCTTCAACCGCGATGTCAACGGCATTTATTACATCAATGCCAACCTGCCGGCACCCCAAACCAGTTTCACGGGCGTCGATAACCGTCCACGCTGGACGAGCAACAGAATCCACTCCAACGTCGCCAATGCCACCGTTTTGAAAAACCAAAATAAAGGTTACTCCTGGAATTTAGCAGCGTCATTGGAGAAGCCTTTCAGCCAAGACTGGTTTGCCAAAGTTGCCTATAGCTATGGCGAAGCGAGGAACACCGTTGATCCCGGCTCCATTGCGGCCGGCTCATACTTTGGCAACGCTCATGCCCGCGATCCGAATAATCCGGGGCGAGGATTCTCCAACACTTCTCCAGGGCATCGAGTTCTTGCTGCGCTCTCCTACCGCAAGGAATACTTCAACTTTGGCGGTACCACCGTGTCCCTATTCTGGGAAGGTTTTTCACTTGGTAATGCGAGCTACACCTTTAGCGGCGACTTAAACGGCGATGGCGGCACCAGCAATGACTTGATTTATATTCCTCGGGACGCTTCCGAAATGAATTTTGAAGAATTCACGGCCTCCGGCAGAAGGTTCTCCGTAGCAGATCAACAAGCCGCCTGGGAAGCCTTTATCAAGCAAGACAAGTATCTCAGCGCCAACCGCGGCAAATATGCCAAACGCAACGGTGTGCGGCTGCCGATGGTTTTCCGAGCCGACCTCAGCATTACGCAGGAAGTATTTGCTAACATTGCCAACAGCCGCAATTCCTTGCAATTCCGGATTGATTTTGTGAATTTTACCAATTTCCTGGACAAGGATTGGGGCGTCGGGCAACGCATGGTCACAACAACACCTTTGATTGCCCGTGGCGCCGACACTCAAGGACGAGCGCTCTACAGATTGAGAAACATCGGCAGTGAGTTGATCTCCAAAACCTTCGAACCGACCAATTTAAGGTCTGATGTTTTCCAAATTCAGCTTGGTTTAAGATATAACTTCAACTAA
- a CDS encoding valine--tRNA ligase, which produces MSERTSETNRAGLEKVYNPKEVEDKLYRFWLERNYFHAEINPARQPYTIVIPPPNVTAQLHMGHAYDNTLQDILIRFHKMRGYEAEWMPGTDHAGIATQNVVEKYLKKAENKTRHDLGREEFVRRVWEWKEKYGAIIIDQLKKMGFACDWERTRFTMDEGLSQAVAEVFVRLYNKGLIYRGKYIINWCPRCMTALSDEEAEHKDVSGHLWYIKYPLYRSKKFITVATTRPETMLGDVAVAVHPEDKRYKKLIGKTAWLPILHRKIAIIADPAVDPKFGTGAVKVTPAHDPNDFLMGERHHLEPILVMNEDGTMNPNAGPYEGLDRLDARKRVVEQLEREGLIEKIEEHTRPVGHCYRCGTTVEPYLSTQWFVKMKPLAEPALEAVRRGKITIRPARWIKVYEHWMENIRDWCISRQLWWGHRIPIYYCENDHMTASTVAPEKCMTCGSANLRQDPDVLDTWFSSWLWPFSTFGWPQDTPELKYFYPGTTLVSGHEIIFFWVARMVMAGLEFMGDIPFRHIYLHGIVRDAQGRKMSKSLGNGIDPLDMIAKYSADAVRLSLLTLSSEGADINLAEKDFEIGRNFTNKIWNAYRFLAMNLDESIVQTANLDFLQTAREQNRLELVDRWILSRYSKAVQNITAALEQFRFHEAIDAVYNFFWKEYCDWYLELIKPRLNGDDPEAKKTALVIATFLMKNTMKLLHPFAPFISEAIWRGVEIESGIGLGRHEAESILISNWPEPITAFADERAEAEFSLLQEMISAIRNLRGEMNIPIGKTAEILIAGGDGQDPAIITQHESYFEQLARTHAVKYDRHLARPKQAASAVVKDFEIYLPLAELIDVNVERNRLDKERQRLEKLLENLNQRLYSQDFINKAPQEVVERERLKKTEFEQSLKKIVANMEQLAA; this is translated from the coding sequence ATGTCTGAACGCACCAGCGAAACAAATCGGGCGGGATTGGAAAAAGTGTACAATCCCAAAGAGGTGGAGGATAAACTATATCGTTTTTGGCTGGAGCGGAATTATTTCCACGCCGAAATCAATCCGGCCCGGCAGCCTTATACCATCGTCATTCCACCGCCGAACGTGACGGCGCAACTGCACATGGGGCATGCCTATGACAACACCTTGCAGGATATTCTCATTCGTTTTCATAAAATGCGCGGCTACGAGGCCGAGTGGATGCCCGGCACCGACCACGCCGGCATTGCCACGCAAAACGTCGTGGAAAAGTATTTGAAGAAAGCCGAAAATAAAACCCGTCACGATCTCGGCCGTGAAGAATTTGTGCGCCGCGTCTGGGAATGGAAAGAGAAATACGGTGCGATCATCATCGATCAATTGAAGAAGATGGGCTTCGCCTGCGATTGGGAACGCACGCGCTTTACGATGGACGAAGGCTTGTCGCAGGCCGTCGCCGAAGTGTTTGTGCGCCTCTATAATAAAGGCTTGATCTATCGTGGCAAGTACATCATCAACTGGTGCCCGCGCTGCATGACTGCGCTTTCCGACGAAGAGGCCGAGCACAAAGATGTCAGTGGTCATTTGTGGTACATTAAGTATCCGCTGTATCGCAGCAAGAAATTCATTACCGTGGCCACGACGCGGCCGGAAACCATGCTCGGCGATGTGGCCGTGGCCGTGCATCCGGAAGACAAGCGCTACAAAAAGCTCATCGGCAAAACCGCGTGGCTGCCGATTTTGCACCGCAAGATTGCGATCATCGCCGATCCCGCCGTTGATCCGAAATTCGGCACCGGCGCGGTGAAAGTGACGCCGGCGCACGATCCCAACGATTTTCTCATGGGCGAGCGCCATCACCTCGAGCCGATTCTGGTGATGAACGAAGACGGCACGATGAACCCCAACGCCGGCCCTTACGAAGGCCTCGACCGCCTCGACGCCCGCAAGCGCGTGGTGGAGCAATTGGAACGCGAAGGCTTGATTGAAAAAATCGAAGAACACACGCGACCGGTGGGACATTGCTATCGCTGCGGCACCACCGTGGAGCCGTATCTTTCCACCCAATGGTTTGTGAAAATGAAGCCGCTCGCCGAGCCGGCGCTGGAAGCGGTGCGCCGCGGCAAAATCACGATTCGTCCGGCGCGCTGGATCAAGGTGTACGAGCATTGGATGGAAAACATCCGCGATTGGTGCATCTCCCGGCAACTGTGGTGGGGCCATCGCATTCCGATTTATTACTGCGAGAATGATCACATGACCGCCTCAACCGTTGCGCCGGAAAAGTGTATGACATGTGGTAGCGCCAATCTCCGGCAAGACCCGGACGTGTTGGACACCTGGTTCAGTTCCTGGCTCTGGCCGTTTTCAACTTTCGGCTGGCCGCAAGACACGCCGGAGCTGAAATACTTCTATCCCGGCACCACGCTGGTGAGCGGACACGAGATTATTTTCTTCTGGGTGGCGCGCATGGTCATGGCTGGTCTCGAGTTCATGGGCGATATCCCTTTTCGCCATATTTATTTGCACGGCATCGTGCGCGACGCGCAGGGCCGCAAGATGAGCAAATCGCTCGGCAACGGCATTGATCCATTGGACATGATTGCGAAGTACTCCGCCGATGCAGTGCGGCTCTCGTTGCTCACGCTCAGCTCCGAAGGCGCCGACATCAATCTCGCGGAAAAGGATTTTGAGATTGGCCGCAATTTCACCAATAAAATTTGGAATGCTTACCGCTTTCTCGCGATGAATCTGGACGAGTCCATTGTGCAAACCGCCAATCTCGATTTTTTGCAAACAGCGCGAGAGCAAAATCGTCTTGAGCTGGTGGATCGCTGGATTCTCTCACGTTACAGCAAAGCCGTGCAGAATATCACCGCGGCGTTGGAGCAGTTTCGCTTCCACGAAGCTATTGACGCTGTCTACAATTTCTTTTGGAAGGAATATTGCGACTGGTATTTGGAGCTGATCAAGCCGCGGCTGAATGGCGACGATCCGGAAGCGAAAAAGACGGCGCTGGTCATCGCAACGTTTCTCATGAAGAACACCATGAAACTGCTGCACCCGTTCGCCCCGTTCATCAGCGAGGCCATCTGGCGCGGCGTGGAGATCGAATCCGGCATTGGCCTGGGCCGGCACGAGGCCGAGAGCATTTTGATTTCGAACTGGCCGGAGCCGATCACGGCATTTGCCGATGAACGCGCCGAAGCCGAATTTAGCTTGCTGCAAGAAATGATCAGCGCGATTCGCAACCTGCGTGGCGAGATGAACATTCCCATCGGCAAAACCGCCGAAATTCTCATTGCCGGCGGCGACGGGCAGGACCCGGCGATTATCACGCAGCACGAGAGTTACTTCGAGCAACTGGCGCGGACACACGCCGTGAAGTATGATCGCCATCTCGCGCGCCCGAAACAAGCCGCCTCCGCCGTGGTGAAGGATTTTGAAATCTACCTGCCGCTGGCCGAGCTGATCGACGTGAACGTGGAACGCAACCGCCTCGACAAAGAACGCCAGCGCCTGGAAAAGCTTTTGGAGAATCTCAACCAGCGCTTGTACAGCCAGGATTTCATCAACAAAGCACCCCAGGAAGTGGTGGAGCGCGAGCGCCTCAAAAAGACCGAGTTCGAGCAGAGCCTGAAAAAGATCGTGGCGAACATGGAGCAGTTGGCGGCGTGA
- a CDS encoding HEPN domain-containing protein: MRIEAADYFAAAKDRLNKANLLYEKARYSLAPYIAGVAVESLLRAYIFRLEPKLEAAHNLKLLWNASKLSALATPDESLQIDAAISDLFARWRNDLRYTSNDRLRRRLKRSKFDRGIRGDFLKENCRLAIETATTILKVGVAKWQR, translated from the coding sequence ATGCGAATTGAAGCCGCCGATTATTTTGCTGCGGCCAAAGATAGATTAAACAAGGCCAATTTGCTTTATGAGAAGGCACGGTATTCACTTGCCCCATACATCGCTGGTGTAGCAGTAGAGTCCTTGCTGCGGGCGTATATTTTTCGCTTGGAGCCGAAACTTGAGGCAGCGCATAACCTGAAATTGCTTTGGAATGCGAGTAAACTAAGCGCTCTCGCCACACCCGACGAAAGCTTGCAGATTGATGCTGCAATCTCGGATTTGTTCGCGCGTTGGAGAAATGATTTGCGCTATACTTCCAATGATCGCCTGCGGCGCCGCTTGAAACGATCCAAATTCGACAGGGGTATTCGTGGAGATTTTTTAAAAGAAAACTGCCGTCTCGCCATTGAAACGGCTACAACCATTTTAAAAGTAGGAGTTGCAAAATGGCAACGCTAA
- a CDS encoding BolA family transcriptional regulator, with translation MATLMARVQKVLEKEFSPKEILLESAGHGRVDGWIISKSFDGLSGLERQQKIHGLLNEHFNAPDRRRILTIFTLTPLEKRIIIDEDPEGSIQLPVKKSSSAVRRTTRRARNGVVNRRRSAGNGRVARR, from the coding sequence ATGGCAACGCTAATGGCACGTGTACAAAAAGTTTTAGAGAAGGAGTTTTCGCCTAAAGAAATCCTTCTTGAATCCGCCGGCCATGGCAGGGTCGATGGATGGATCATTTCTAAATCCTTTGACGGATTATCCGGTTTGGAACGTCAGCAAAAAATACATGGGTTATTGAATGAGCATTTCAACGCGCCGGATCGCCGCCGCATCTTGACGATCTTCACGCTCACCCCGCTGGAAAAACGGATAATCATCGACGAGGATCCCGAAGGCTCCATCCAATTGCCTGTGAAGAAAAGCTCGTCGGCAGTGCGCAGGACGACAAGGCGCGCTCGCAACGGTGTGGTGAACCGGCGCCGTTCCGCAGGCAATGGCCGCGTCGCGAGAAGGTGA
- a CDS encoding DUF4139 domain-containing protein, whose product MKTKLFFAITLSMMILNAAVAQVRVTVYNNNLALIHETRQMDLPKPTGLCSYRDVAAYIDPTSVHFKSVSNPEAVRVLEQNFEYDLVSADKILSRYLDQNVRLMSKQGSPIEGKLLSAGGNVVLQAADNSIRILNNSEIVSTELPKLPEGLITRPTLVWQVQNNGPARQMVEVSYLTSGMNWHAEYVGVLDANDQNMDLAAWVSIENNCGATYQDAKILLIAGDIHRAEPPVRPLRKQVMELAMAAAPDFEEKEFFEYHLYTLTRASTLKDRQQKQIELFPAARTPVVKEYTYDGARNQKKVNVTITFKNKKEGGLGIALPAGKVRLYKPEGQAQVLVGEDAIDHTPRDEEVRLKVGDAFDIVGERMQVSYRQVGERANEEKVKIVLRNHKDAAVTVIVVEHFSGDWTIREQTLQHKKKDATTAEWRVPVAARGEANLEYTVFRTW is encoded by the coding sequence ATGAAAACCAAGCTCTTTTTCGCAATCACGCTGTCAATGATGATTCTCAACGCCGCCGTCGCGCAAGTCCGCGTCACCGTCTATAACAACAATCTCGCGCTCATCCACGAGACGCGACAGATGGACTTGCCGAAACCAACCGGCCTGTGTTCGTATCGTGACGTCGCCGCTTATATCGACCCGACTTCGGTGCATTTCAAATCGGTTTCCAATCCCGAAGCCGTGCGGGTGTTGGAGCAGAATTTTGAGTACGACCTCGTCAGCGCCGACAAAATTTTGTCGCGTTATCTCGATCAAAATGTGCGGTTGATGAGCAAGCAGGGCAGCCCCATCGAAGGCAAGCTGTTGAGCGCCGGCGGCAATGTGGTTTTGCAAGCGGCGGACAACTCGATTCGCATTTTGAACAACAGTGAAATCGTTTCCACCGAGCTGCCGAAACTGCCCGAAGGCTTGATTACGCGCCCGACGCTGGTTTGGCAGGTTCAAAACAACGGCCCGGCCAGGCAGATGGTCGAAGTGTCTTATTTGACCAGCGGCATGAACTGGCATGCCGAGTATGTCGGTGTTTTGGACGCCAACGATCAAAACATGGACCTCGCTGCCTGGGTTTCGATCGAAAACAATTGCGGCGCCACGTACCAGGACGCCAAGATTTTGCTCATCGCCGGCGACATTCACCGCGCCGAACCGCCGGTGCGACCCTTGCGCAAGCAGGTGATGGAATTGGCCATGGCCGCCGCCCCGGATTTTGAAGAGAAAGAATTTTTCGAGTATCATCTTTACACGCTCACGCGCGCTTCCACGCTCAAAGATCGCCAGCAAAAACAAATCGAGCTTTTCCCCGCGGCTAGAACGCCGGTCGTCAAAGAGTATACTTACGACGGCGCGAGAAATCAGAAGAAAGTCAACGTGACCATCACGTTCAAAAATAAAAAGGAAGGCGGACTCGGCATTGCATTGCCCGCCGGCAAAGTGCGGCTTTACAAACCGGAAGGCCAGGCCCAGGTTTTAGTCGGCGAGGACGCGATTGATCACACCCCGCGTGACGAGGAAGTGCGGCTCAAAGTTGGCGATGCTTTTGACATCGTCGGCGAGCGCATGCAAGTGAGCTACCGTCAAGTCGGCGAGCGCGCCAACGAAGAGAAAGTCAAAATCGTTTTGCGCAACCACAAAGACGCCGCGGTGACCGTCATCGTCGTCGAACATTTTAGCGGCGATTGGACGATTCGCGAGCAAACGCTGCAACACAAAAAGAAAGACGCCACCACCGCGGAGTGGCGCGTGCCGGTTGCGGCGCGGGGCGAAGCGAATTTGGAGTATACGGTGTTTCGGACATGGTGA